A stretch of the Pan troglodytes isolate AG18354 chromosome 20, NHGRI_mPanTro3-v2.0_pri, whole genome shotgun sequence genome encodes the following:
- the MOB3A gene encoding MOB kinase activator 3A, translated as MSNPFLKQVFNKDKTFRPKRKFEPGTQRFELHKKAQASLNAGLDLRLAVQLPPGEDLNDWVAVHVVDFFNRVNLIYGTISDGCTEQSCPVMSGGPKYEYRWQDEHKFRKPTALSAPRYMDLLMDWIEAQINNEDLFPTNVGTPFPKNFLQTVRKILSRLFRVFVHVYIHHFDRIAQMGSEAHVNTCYKHFYYFVKEFGLIDTKELEPLKEMTARMCH; from the exons ATGTCCAACCCCTTCCTGAAGCAAGTCTTCAACAAGGACAAGACATTCCGCCCCAAGCGCAAGTTTGAGCCGGGCACCCAGCGCTTCGAGCTGCACAAGAAGGCGCAGGCGTCGCTGAACGCCGGGCTGGACCTGCGGCTGGCCGTGCAGCTGCCCCCGGGCGAGGACCTGAACGACTGGGTGGCTGTTCACGTGGTGGACTTCTTCAACCGCGTCAACCTCATCTACGGCACCATCAGCGACGGCTGCACGGAGCAGTCCTGCCCCGTCATGTCGGGGGGCCCCAAGTACGAGTACCGCTGGCAGGATGAGCATAAGTTCCGGAAGCCCACGGCACTCTCCGCGCCCAGGTACATGGACCTGCTGATGGACTGGATCGAGGCGCAGATCAACAACGAGGACCTCTTCCCCACCAACGTTG GCACTCCGTTTCCCAAGAACTTCCTGCAGACGGTGCGGAAGATCCTGTCGCGGCTGTTCCGCGTGTTCGTGCACGTCTACATCCACCACTTTGACCGCATCGCGCAGATGGGTTCCGAGGCCCACGTGAACACCTGCTACAAGCACTTCTACTATTTCGTCAAGGAGTTCGGCCTCATCGACACCAAGGAGCTGGAGCCACTG AAAGAAATGACCGCCCGGATGTGCCACTGA